One segment of Carya illinoinensis cultivar Pawnee chromosome 1, C.illinoinensisPawnee_v1, whole genome shotgun sequence DNA contains the following:
- the LOC122276995 gene encoding uncharacterized protein LOC122276995 — protein sequence MEREKNREVETPPDASTKPESNMKEQVNKNKSGTSAEASMKPDSIKKEAEVPAEAYTGPESSRKKTPKSLKAKSKITKESLDSNFLNSRKDKGGRQARWRQRKKNKGMLKGNTESSNNGEDLRLKSREEGKEKNIIDEEHKNKSNQPKRNQKPIIELGKHKQRKRNGGKHGSAVSRIMSQKNEETHDGPRKGQHDEKKEKISEMQKKRKNKQYLNNVVAFRIDDERSVVAGQISGFGAGRMFSTDSGFEMGFPRR from the exons ATGGAACGGGAAAAGAATAGGGAAGTAGAGACTCCTCCAGATGCGTCTACTAAACCAGAGTCTAACATGAAGGAACaagtaaacaaaaataaatcagGCACTTCTGCTGAGGCATCTATGAAACCAGATTCTATCAAGAAGGAAGCAGAAGTTCCTGCAGAGGCATATACTGGACCGGAGTCATCAAGAAAGAAAACCCCAAAATCAttaaaggccaaatctaaaatTACAAAGGAGTCTCTTGATAGTAACTTCTTGAACTCCAGAAAAGATAAAGGTGGTCGACAGGCTCGGTGGagacaaagaaagaagaataaggGCATGCTGAAGGGCAACACAGAAAGCAGCAATAATGGAGAAGATTTAAGGCTAAAGTCTAGAGAAGAAGGCAAAGAGAAGAATATCATAGATGAAGAGCATAAAAATAAGAGCAATCAACCTAAAAGGAACCAAAAGCCAATCATTGAGTTGGGAAAGCACaaacaaagaaagagaaatggagGAAAGCATGGCTCAGCAGTCAGTAGAATTATGAGtcaaaagaatgaagaaacacATGATGGCCCCAGAAAAGGCCAACATgatgagaagaaagaaaaaatcagtG AAATgcaaaagaagaggaagaataaaCAGTACCTGAACAATGTAGTGGCTTTCAGAATCGACGACGAGAGAAGTGTGGTTGCTGGGCAAATTTCTGGTTTTGGCGCTGGCAGGATGTTTTCTACCGATTCTGGGTTTGAAATGGGTTTCCCACGGCGTTAA